A single region of the Colletotrichum destructivum chromosome 12, complete sequence genome encodes:
- a CDS encoding Putative PD-(D/E)XK nuclease, with amino-acid sequence MPMPIDCLASPPAVRTRSPWIRRRSSMLPVSLDGAACYQPSRFIEEWIEHLENSNCDLYFDSYLEQAAPAISISIMSRTPSPQKRKATHPDPDATPTGPAFTKSTIDTASESSDVVSFSSSRSGASSPKKREAELRADLRYPLHRQHISSLQQPTALMTDLMDLEDGPVIPSSVRELMTRDSTWSNRPKAAWFHSQVAPPRADAQSPSHASLDGDTYTYMRLAEIRENTILCKTRMEHEAGWNGAVHAPLLQVALRSEPEISHRNVSSTTCRILPAFRESNPFLTDVKIDYAFFLEPAPENPLAAALQAYRQPNPHARHVALVQLPDNPNTPAAIPVETKSASADAVLGPVQLATWARAHFRHLESLPSAADLPLLPVIFVHGATWRVDFAQRTHDKLIMWEGFLMGSSDEMYGCYKIVAHLRRLARWSREEYGAWLLGALQPDLEGSDTLTA; translated from the exons ATGCCGATGCCAATCGACTGCTTGGCATCACCTCCCGCCGTTCGCACCCGATCACCGTGGATTCGCCGCCGTTCCTCGATGCTCCCCGTTAGCCTAGACGGAGCTGCTTGCTATCAGCCCTCCCGCTTTATCGAGGAATGGATTGAGCACCTCGAAAACTCCAACTGCGATCTATACTTCGACTCATATCTCGAACAGGCGGCCCCGGCGATTTCCATATCCATCATGTCGCGCACGCCGAGCCCGCAGAAGCGCAAAGCGACTCACCCGGACCCCGATGCAACACCGACCGGACCTGCATTCACCAAGTCCACCATCGATACGGCGAGTGAGTCGTCCGATGTCGTGTCTTTCTCTAGTAGCCGCTCCGGCGCCTCGAGCCCGAAGAAGCGCGAAGCCGAGCTGCGCGCCGATCTCCGATATCCCCTCCACAGACAACACATCTCCAGCCTCCAACAGCCCACCGCCTTGATGACCGACTTGATGGATCTAGAGGATGGCCCGGTCATCCCCAGCAGTGTGCGC GAACTGATGACTCGAGATTCCACCTGGTCCAATCGACCCAAGGCGGCATGGTTTCACAGCCAGGTTGCGCCACCGCGCGCCGATGCGCAGAGCCCCAGCCATGCGTCCCTTGACGGCGACACCTATACCTACATGAGGCTCGCGGAGATTCGTGAGAACACCATCCTCTGCAAGACTAGAATGGAACACGAGGCCGGTTGGAATGGCGCCGTGCACGCCCCTCTGTTGCAAGTCGCTCTGCGAAGCGAGCCGGAAATCTCCCATCGCAATGT TTCCAGTACAACGTGTCGAATTTTGCCAGCCTTCCGAGAGTCGAATCCCTTCCTCACCGACGTCAAGATCGACTACGCTTTCTTCCTCGAGCCCGCCCCGGAGAATCCCCTCGCGGCGGCTCTCCAGGCATACCGCCAGCCCAACCCGCACGCCCGTCATGTCGCTCTCGTTCAGCTGCCCGACAACCCCAACAcccccgccgccatcccGGTCGAGACTAAGAGTGCgagcgccgacgccgtgctggGTCCCGTCCAGCTGGCCACCTGGGCCCGCGCCCACTTCCGCCACCTTGAGAgcctcccctccgccgccgacctgccGCTcctgcccgtcatcttcgtccacGGCGCCACCTGGCGCGTCGACTTTGCGCAGCGCACGCACGACAAGCTG ATCATGTGGGAAGGGTTCCTGATGGGGTCCTCGGACGAGATGTACGGCTGCTACAAGATTGTGGCGCACCTCCGGCGGCTGGCCAGATGGTCGCGGGAGGAGTATGGTGCCTGGCTGCTTGGCGCGCTTCAGCCCGACCTGGAGGGGAGCGACACTTTGACTGCATGA